A stretch of DNA from Brevibacillus ruminantium:
AAATACATGAAATAAATAGAGCTGGAGTGAACAGGATGTGGGAAGAACTAAAATCGATCTGCGAGCAGGGCAATGAAGAGGAACGGCAAATACTGGAGCTTGCCGTACAGGCCATCCGGCAGCGCAGAGAGCGGAATAGTTCGTTTCTGTCCGGCTTTCTCGGATTGAAGGGGGAGTTCGTCGACGAGAACACCTATCGCTTTGAACTGCCGTTGACCGTGTTTATGCACAACTCGCTCCGGGTTGCGCACGGCGGAATTTTGGCGACGCTCATCGATTCGGCGATGGGATCGCTCGTCAACCGGTCCCTGCCGCCAGACCAATACGCTGTGACGACAGAACTGAAGATCAATTACCTGCGCCCGGGGAAAGGCGATAAGCTGCGTGCAGAAGCCAGCTTCATCCACCGCGGTCGGACGCTGGTTGTCCTCGAGGGCAGGGTGTATGATGAACGCGATCGTCTGCTCGCCCATGGGACAGGGACGTTTATCGTCCTCAAGAGAAAGGGATAGGTTGGCGGAACGTAAAAAAAAAACCTCTAAACGCAAGTAGCGGATAGAGGTTTTCGCTGTTACCCAATGGCGACAAGACCGCTGTATTGGGCAATATAAGTCAGCATCTTGCGGGAGAGTGGAACGATGAACTCCATGTTCTCCCGTTCGGCAATTCCGGAGCGAGTCACGATTCGCGCCCACTTCACGGTAAGCTTGTAATAGTCCGAACCGAATTCCGAGCGGATCAACTCGTTTTTGTGGCGGAATGTAATTGGCGCGTTCTCAAGTTTTATCGGAACCATGCTGACGATGTCACGCAGGAACAGATGATACGTCATATGAGGTTTGAGAAACACAAGTTCCTTGCTGGTTACGGAGCAACCCAGATTTTTGTTCAACTGGGTGAGCATCAGTTCGCCTTCCAGGTTCTTCAGGCGAATAAAATCGCTGTTCATGTTTTTCCCCTCCTTTGGCGGAAGCATTTGCCCAGATATGCCGTTTGCAAAGACCAGGCAGCCCCTTCAAAACACGGGTGTCTCCCTATCATAGGGATGAATCGGGTCAGGATGCAAGGGAAAACCATGAATTTACAAAAAAAGGAGAGACCCCCATGATTGAAATAGCCAAAGAAGCAGCACGATATGCCGGTGCCTTTTTACAGGAACGCTTTCTGGAGCAGCTCATCCCCGATGAAGAGCTTCACAATGATGTAAAGCTTCCGGAGGACAAAGAGAGCGAAAGACGGATCATCGAGGTCTTGCACAGGCACTTTCCAGAGCACACGATCTTCTCAGAGGAGATCGGAATGGTTGAGCGAAATGAGGACTATCTCTGGATCGTGGACCCTCTGGACGGCACAAACAATTACTTTATCGGCTTTCCGTACTTTTCTATCTCGCTTGCCTTGCAGCACAAAGGGGATGTCATTTTGGGCGTCGTCTACAACCCGGTGGCGGGCCAGATGTTTTGGGCGGAAAAAGGCAAGGGGGCTTTCCTCAACGGGAAGCGGCTGACAGTGAACAAGCGGGACGATTTGTCCCGAGCAGTGGGGACGTACATTCGTGGACGCAACTCGGTCACCCGGGAGCAGGAGCTCGCATTCACTCGTCCATTCATGCTAGGCACCAAGCGGCTTTTGCGCAACGTCGCTCCTGCGCTGGACTGGTGTCTGCTCGCGAACGGGTGGCTGGATTACATCGTCATGCAGCGATCGGGCATCATGGACGTGGCAGCAGGGATTCTGATCGCACAAGAGGCAGGTGCGCGGATCACGGATTGGCGAGGCGAGCCCTATCAGCATGAAGCCTTTAGCACAGAGCATCTTCCATCGCTGGTCGCAAGCAATGGTGTGCTGCATGAGAAGGTGCGGGAGATGATCGTGGAGTAGCGCACTGGGAACATGGAAAAGCCTGCAAAGGAGATCGAACCTTTGCAGGCTTTTTGTCGTAAAAAACAAGCGCAGCGCGCAGTTCCTTTCAGTAAAATTAATTTTCGGAAAAAATAGGTTGAAATAGGTTGTTTCATGTTGTAATATTTTTTTAAAATT
This window harbors:
- a CDS encoding PaaI family thioesterase gives rise to the protein MWEELKSICEQGNEEERQILELAVQAIRQRRERNSSFLSGFLGLKGEFVDENTYRFELPLTVFMHNSLRVAHGGILATLIDSAMGSLVNRSLPPDQYAVTTELKINYLRPGKGDKLRAEASFIHRGRTLVVLEGRVYDERDRLLAHGTGTFIVLKRKG
- a CDS encoding inositol monophosphatase family protein yields the protein MIEIAKEAARYAGAFLQERFLEQLIPDEELHNDVKLPEDKESERRIIEVLHRHFPEHTIFSEEIGMVERNEDYLWIVDPLDGTNNYFIGFPYFSISLALQHKGDVILGVVYNPVAGQMFWAEKGKGAFLNGKRLTVNKRDDLSRAVGTYIRGRNSVTREQELAFTRPFMLGTKRLLRNVAPALDWCLLANGWLDYIVMQRSGIMDVAAGILIAQEAGARITDWRGEPYQHEAFSTEHLPSLVASNGVLHEKVREMIVE